tataaaaattaaattttttgttaGTACATCTAATCACCACAATAATAGGCAAGAAAATGTGTTCACAATGTTCATATGAAGAAATTTTCgactttgtttttagttttataTAGAATAACACAATTTTTAGTTTTTGCACTACCACATGCACCACTATATTAGGGATGGAAATATCCAATGGATGATCCAATAACCCGATCACCCGGTATAATTAAACGGATGAAATCCCGAATTGTATGGATGAAAAACGGGTGATGGGTGAAGCGGGTGATGGATGCGGGTCAGATATATGTGATGTTTTTTTATCCATCACCCGTTTACCACTCGATCCGTCACCcattttttatgtatattatttatatttatattttaaatataaaaggtgttgttaaataaattatttattaaatttagtgtttgttaaaaaaaaattggtataaATTATGCCTGATGAGAAATAATTATATGTTTCTGAAGTAAATGTAGGTATTTAAGCTTTTTTTGTGTGGTTAATTATTAGGTGGTGATTTTTTAGTGGTTAATAATTTTCAACTGAATATCACCCGATCCACCTGGTTCACCTGCGGGTGATGGATGGATGGAATACGGGTGATGAATAAAGCGGGTGTCAGATGGAGTTGATGGATGCGGGTGATGGATGCTGGTGATGCTCCACCCGATCCAAATCCCACCCATTTTCATCCCTATACTACACATTATTCGAAAGTATATGGTGGAAGAATTGGTCTATCTTTGATTTTGATCATCGCTCATGAATGCACACTACGTCtgcgtgttttttttttgacataagctTAAACAAGCAATTAAGGTAAATTACAAAACGACAAACATAAAGTAGAAGCTGCCTTTGCAAGCTTGTGCGCCTGATGAACTCTCTGCCTATCAACCTTGTTAATACAGCACCATAGAAAGGTCTTTCCAATTCTTTGGATTTCCGCAAGCGTCCAGATGAGGTTGATATCCACAATCTCCATCGATCTCAGTAAATCGACCAAACGTAGAGAATCAATAAAAATTGTGACTCTATTAAACCCGGCTTGAGACGCCCGCCGCAGACTTAATAAACAAGCTAAAACCTCAGAGTGGAGAGCAGAACTTGTCAAACCTGGCTGCGCACCCCCTAAAATTCGATCACTTGGAACCTGTTGCCTATCCAAATACCATCCCATACCAGCAATCTTAGAGCTTTTAAACCAAGACCCATCAGACACAATTATAGTAGTGGGATTTCCATCTTCAATCCCTGATAAGATAATCCTAGAAAAGCCCGGAGGAAAGATCGGATCCACTTCAGGAGGATGGAAAAACCTTAAATAAGGTGACGGATGctggtgcaatattgaaatttgatcCAAACCTGACTTGATACAATTATGCATTGCCGAAGAAGAAGTAGATTGACCTCTAAAAACACGATTATTCCTAACCAACCATAAAATCCAAAGAGTACTCATAAAGTACAAACACCTCGGACTATTCTTACCATCCTGACTTTGAAATCGTCGGATATAAAACAGAAACCATTCTTGGAAAGACATGGCTTCATTGAAATTTGAATGGATAGCGAGTGAACCACTCCTCCAAACATCCTGAGCAAACTTGCGAAACCGAAAAAGATGCTGAAGATCCTCATCTCCTGCATTACACTCGTCACACACCGTTGATAGCTGAACACCCCTCCTCCCTAAATTAGCCTTAGTAGCAATCCCATTATGAAGGAGCTTCCAAAAGAATATTTTCCATTTAGGAAGAATCTTCATAGACCATAAGGATTTATAGAAAACGGACTCTGAATTCAACCCATAGTCACTAGAATCTCCTAAAACTAACATGGCATACGCAGACTTAACAGAAAGCTTACCTGATATATGGTATTTCCAATAAAGGAAATCCTCAGCATTAGAAGAAGGAAGTTCCATACTCAAAATTCTCCGAGCATCCAAGAATTCAAAACTAGAATTGATCTCTGCTAAATTCCAGCCTTCCCCAGAAGGAAGCAAGAAATGGTGTACTTTCCAATCCTTAGCTTGCCTAAGAGTGACATTAGAACTGAAAACTGGAGTACCTCCATTCACCCACTTATCCCTCCCTGCAACAATTGACTTTCCGTTACCCACTTTCCAATTACACCCTTCAAGAACCAGGTTGGAAGCTCTACCTAACCCTCTCATACCCTAAGAAAGACGCCTACCAATAAGAGAAGCTTTAATCCCGGTCCTTAGAGGTTTCAAAAATTTCCTATCCACCACTCCAGCTAACAACGAGAGAGGGTTATTATTAAGTCTCCAGACCTGCCTCATAAGTAAAGCTTTATTCAAGCAAGAAGCATTCCGGATTCCCAAACCACCAAGACCTTGAGGAAGCTACAAAGTTCTCCTATTAACCCAATGAAAACCTGAACCTGCTCTCCCAGCCCAGAAGAATCTAGTAATAATAGAATCTAACTTTGACGATATTGACAATGGAACCTCCATGCAGCTGAAGACGTGAGAAGCCATAGCAAGAAGAACagagttaatcaaaactaatttCTGAGATTGAGAAAGGTTGCAAGAGTTCCAAGCTGAGATCTTAACTGCAACCTTATCCACAATAAATTGAAAATTGGAATGTTTCTTTCCCACCAAGTCAATTGGAACTCCCAAATGTGTTCCTATATTCTGAACCAGTTCCATCTTTAAAATACCTTTGAAACGAAGCCGACTTTCCTCAGGAGTATTCGGACTTACTTTAAAAAGGGATTTCTGCAAGTTAAGTTGTTGACCTGAGATTCCACAAAACCTTTGAAGAATGTTCGAGACTGCACAACAACTTTCATTTGTAGCATTGAAGAAAAGAAGAGTGCCATCCGCAAAGAAAAGATGAGTCATTTGCGGGCTTCCTCTAGTCAATTTAATCCCCGTAAACTGCTTAAGATCATTTCCTAACGGCAACATTCTAGATAAAATATCCATgcagaaaagaaacaaaaaaggaGATAACGGATCACCTTGTCGAATTCCGCAACGAGGCCTAAAATTTTCCGATGTATGGCCAGGCCATTAATTAGCACTTTGTAGGAGACTGTCGAAATACATTGATGAACCAATCGGATCCAATGCTGAGGAAAACCATAACCCCTTAAAACTTGAATAAGAAAGTCCCAATGAACTCTATCATAGGCCTTGCTCATGTCTATTTTCAACGAAGCAAGATAACTTCTCCCCCTATGATGATAATTTTCCCTATGAGGGACAACATGAAGTTCAGAATCTAGTAGTTGTTAATCTAAGAGAAGTCTTCAAAAGTGATTCAGTGATGCAAATTAATGATGATGTGGAAATGGTAATAAGAGAGTTGGGCTTGCCACAAATCTCAGCTAATCAAGTTTCTTTTCTAGAAAGAGATTTTTCGGATATCGAAATTAGAGATGTTATGTTTTCAATGGGAGATTCTAAATCTCCAGGGCCTGATGGTTTCACTGCGGCCTTTTTCAAAAAGCATTGGATCAAGGTAGGGTTGTCGGTTTATGAAGCAGTTCGGAGTTTTTTCTCTTCAGGCTACCTTCTTAAAGAATGGAATCATTCGATTTTGGTTATGATACCAAAGAGAGACTTTCCAGAGGATACGAGTCATCTTAGACCTATAAGTTTGTGTAATACGGTGTATAAATGCGCTTCTAAGTGTTTGGTGGTGAGATTGAAGGCTCTTCTTCCAAGCATTATTTCACCGTCTCAGCATGCCTTTATTTCTGGTCGTTTCATGGCTGACAATATCCTCTTGAGTCATGAAGCTattgataaaataaaataaattacgtCTGCGTGTTTCAATAGGTTACATAAGCCAATTTTTGAATTAATAGAAAACAACT
This Spinacia oleracea cultivar Varoflay chromosome 6, BTI_SOV_V1, whole genome shotgun sequence DNA region includes the following protein-coding sequences:
- the LOC110785922 gene encoding uncharacterized protein, encoding MRGLGRASNLVLEGCNWKVGNGKSIVAGRDKWVNGGTPVFSSNVTLRQAKDWKVHHFLLPSGEGWNLAEINSSFEFLDARRILSMELPSSNAEDFLYWKYHISGKLSVKSAYAMLVLGDSSDYGLNSESVFYKSLWSMKILPKWKIFFWKLLHNGIATKANLGRRGVQLSTVCDECNAGDEDLQHLFRFRKFAQDVWRSGSLAIHSNFNEAMSFQEWFLFYIRRFQSQDGKNSPRCLYFMSTLWILWLVRNNRVFRGQSTSSSAMHNCIKSGLDQISILHQHPSPYLRFFHPPEVDPIFPPGFSRIILSGIEDGNPTTIIVSDGSWFKSSKIAGMGWYLDRQQVPSDRILGGAQPGLTSSALHSEVLACLLSLRRASQAGFNRVTIFIDSLRLVDLLRSMEIVDINLIWTLAEIQRIGKTFLWCCINKVDRQRVHQAHKLAKAASTLCLSFCNLP